A single Lolium perenne isolate Kyuss_39 chromosome 6, Kyuss_2.0, whole genome shotgun sequence DNA region contains:
- the LOC127306935 gene encoding DEAD-box ATP-dependent RNA helicase 8: protein MDPRARYPPGTGNGRGGNPHYYARGPPPSQQNHHQQQQTPAAHQQQYVQRQPQQQHQNPHHNHHQQQQQQQQWMRRNQIAASEAGAPGTSGPKAVAPSPAAVGNDSSSQDWKAQLKLPPADTRFRTEDVTATKGNEFEDYFLKRELLMGIYEKGFEKPSPIQEESIPIALTGSDILARAKNGTGKTAAFCIPALEKIDQDKNAIQVVIVVPTRELALQTSQVCKELGKHLKIQVMVTTGGTSLRDDIVRLHQPVHLLVGTPGRILDLTKKGVCILKDCSMLVMDEADKLLSPEFQPSIEQLIRYLPASRQILMFSATFPVTVKEFKDKYLPKPYVINLMDELTLKGITQFYAFVEERQKVHCLNTLFSKLQINQSIIFCNSVNRVELLAKKITELGYSCFYIHAKMLQDHRNRVFHDFRNGACRNLVCTDLFTRGIDIQAVNVVINFDFPKSSETYLHRVGRSGRFGHLGLAVNLITYEDRFNLYRIEQELGTEIKPIPPQIDQAIYCQ from the exons ATGGATCCGCGCGCCAGGTACCCTCCCGGAACAGGCAATGGCCGCGGCGGAAACCCTCACTACTACGCTCGTGGCCCGCCGCCCTCGCAGCAGAACCACCACCAGCAGCAGCAGACGCCGGCGGCGCACCAGCAGCAGTACGTGCAGCGCCAGCCGCAGCAGCAACACCAAAATCCCCACCACAACCACCaccaacagcagcagcagcagcagcagtggATGCGGCGAAACCAGATCGCCGCGAGCGAAGCGGGCGCGCCCGGGACCAGCGGGCCCAAGGCTGTGGCGCCATCCCCGGCGGCGGTCGGCAACGATTCCAG TTCGCAAGATTGGAAGGCCCAACTGAAGCTTCCACCCGCAGATACACGATTCAGGACGGAG GATGTTACTGCCACCAAAGGAAATGAGTTTGAAGACTATTTTCTCAAGCGTGAACTCTTGATGGGAATATATGAGAAAGGATTTGAAAAACCCTCTCCTATCCAAGAAGAAAGCATTCCTATTGCATTAACTGGAAGTGATATTCTTGCTAGAGCAAAAAATGGAACTGGCAAGACTGCTGCATTCTGTATTCCTGCACTTGAAAAGATTGATCAAGACAAAAACGCTATTCAAG TTGTTATAGTTGTTCCCACACGGGAATTGGCTCTACAGACATCACAAGTTTGTAAAGAGCTTGGCAAGCACCTGAAGATCCAAGTTATGGTCACCACTGGTGGAACTAGCCTGAGGGATGATATTGTTCGTCTACATCAACCTGTCCATTTACTTGTTGGAACGCCTGGGCGTATTTTGGATCTTACGAAGAAAGGTGTTTGCATTTTAAAGGACTGTTCAATGCTTGTTATGGATGAG GCCGACAAGCTTCTCTCTCCTGAATTTCAACCTTCCATAGAGCAGTTAATCCGTTACCTTCCTGCAAGTCGACAGATTTTAATGTTTTCAGCAACATTCCCTGTGACTGTCAAGGAGTTCAAGGACAAATATCTGCCTAAACCTTATGTCATTAACCTCATGGATGAACTTACACTGAAGGGAATTACACAGTTTTATGCTTTTGTAGAAGAAAGACAGAAAGTTCATTGTCTTAACACCCTATTCTCCAAG CTTCAAATAAATCAGTCAATAATATTCTGCAACTCTGTGAATCGTGTTGAGTTATTAGCCAAAAAGATAACGGAGCTTGGTTACTCTTGCTTCTACATCCATGCAAAAATGCTGCAGGACCACCGTAACAGAGTTTTCCATGACTTCCGTAATGGGGCATGCAGGAACCTTGTATGTACAG ATCTTTTCACAAGGGGGATAGATATTCAAGCTGTTAATGTTGTTATCAATTTTGATTTCCCCAAGAGCTCTGAAACATATCTCCACAGG GTCGGTAGATCTGGAAGATTTGGTCACCTTGGTTTGGCTGTGAATTTGATCACCTACGAGGACCGGTTTAACTT GTATAGGATTGAGCAGGAGCTTGGGACTGAGATAAAGCCAATTCCCCCTCAGATAGACCAGGCCATATATTGCCAATGA